The following coding sequences lie in one Arachis hypogaea cultivar Tifrunner chromosome 4, arahy.Tifrunner.gnm2.J5K5, whole genome shotgun sequence genomic window:
- the LOC112797107 gene encoding uncharacterized protein encodes MGCYLRYGRHGVNQLLRFRDASYDSAAVNPILYASQGLRYTRKLQVILTSDVDKLGKGGDTVKVAPGYFRNHLMPKLLAVPNIDKFSHLISEQRKICKPIEGEEEQKDVIVIKESKKDMMKEYERAALRLDKAKLVLRRLIDVQKAKARASKDDPLELRSPVTKDALVAEVARQLCVNIAPENLHLPVPLATLGEYEVPLRLPRSIPLPEGKLNWTLKVKIRSR; translated from the exons ATGGGTTGTTATCTTCGATATGGCAGACATGGAGTTAATCAGCTCCTTAGATTTAGAGATGCTAGTTATGATAGTGCTGCGGTAAATCCAATCTTGTATGCTTCTCAAGGACTTCGATACACGAGGAAGCTCCAAGTCATCCTCACCTCT GACGTAGATAAGCTGGGAAAGGGTGGTGATACTGTCAAAGTAGCCCCAGGATATTTTCGCAACCACCTAATGCCAAAGCTCCTTGCTGTCCCTAATATTGACAAGTTTTCTCATCTCATAAGCGAGCAGCGCAAG ATCTGTAAGCcaattgaaggagaagaagaacaaaaggATGTTATAGTAATTAAAGAGTCAAAGAAAGATATGATGAAAGAGTATGAAAGGGCTGCGCTTCGTCTTGATAAAGCTAAGCTG GTCTTACGGCGTttaattgatgttcaaaaagcaAAGGCACGTGCATCAAAAGATGACCCTTTGGAGTTACGCTCACCTGTGACAAAAGATGCTCTTGTGGCTGAG GTGGCAAGACAACTATGTGTGAACATTGCACCTGAAAACCTGCATCTCCCCGTGCCTTTAGCAACACTCGGAGAATATGAGGTGCCGCTGCGTTTACCAAGGTCCATTCCTTTGCCGGAGGGCAAGCTTAATTGGACTTTGAAAGTTAAAATTAGAAGTAGATAA